A window of Mangifera indica cultivar Alphonso chromosome 13, CATAS_Mindica_2.1, whole genome shotgun sequence contains these coding sequences:
- the LOC123194479 gene encoding class V chitinase-like, which produces MASKTILSCSLLFLLQFQFSAGQNVVKAAYWYSGSEYAVSEIDSSLFTHLFCAFADLNPETNQVTISAANQARFSTFTATVQLKNPSVKTLLSIGGGGGDAIKTAFASMASQASSRKSFIDSSIQLARNNNFHGLDIDWEYPANAQEMANFGSLLNEWRAAVAVEATSSGKPALLLSAAVSYSSNYFGVVNPVQAISNSLDWINVMAYDFYYYSDSGRITGPPAALYSPGTQISGDAGITAWIQAGLSPEKIVLGFPYFGHSLELADANNHGFWAPTSGLVNGGATGYKQIKQFIAENSATHVYNATVVSDYCYSGTTWIVYDDTQSISTKVNYAKGKSLLGYFAWHIANDDNWALSRLASQTWG; this is translated from the exons ATGGCTTCAAAAACTATCCTCTCCtgcagccttctttttcttctccaattCCAGTTCTCTGCTGGCCAAAATGTCGTCAAAGCTGCTTACTGGTATTCCGGCAGTGAATACGCCGTTTCCGAAATCGATTCCTCTCTTTTCACTCACCTCTTCTGTGCTTTCGCCGATCTCAATCCTGAAACCAACCAGGTTACCATCTCAGCTGCAAACCAGGCCCGATTCTCCACCTTTACCGCAACAGTCCAACTGAAGAACCCTTCTGTCAAAACCCTCTTATCCATTGGCGGCGGCGGTGGGGACGCAATTAAAACCGCTTTTGCTTCTATGGCTAGCCAGGCTAGTTCAAGAAAATCATTCATCGATTCTTCGATACAATTGGCGAGAAACAACAACTTCCATGGCCTTGACATTGACTGGGAGTACCCAGCAAACGCTCAGGAAATGGCTAATTTCGGTTCCCTTCTCAACGAGTGGCGTGCAGCCGTTGCGGTGGAGGCTACAAGCTCCGGCAAGCCAGCTTTGCTTCTCTCCGCCGCAGTTTCCTACTCTTCAAACTATTTCGGTGTCGTCAACCCAGTCCAGGCCATTTCAAACAGCCTGGATTGGATCAATGTGATGGCCTACGACTTCTATTACTATTCCGATTCCGGAAGAATCACCGGACCCCCGGCTGCTTTATACAGTCCCGGAACCCAAATCAGCGGAGATGCAGGAATCACGGCCTGGATTCAGGCTGGTTTGTCACCTGAAAAAATAGTCCTGGGATTTCCTTACTTCGGCCATTCATTGGAGCTTGCCGATGCCAATAACCATGGCTTTTGGGCGCCGACAAGTGGATTGGTGAACGGCGGAGCCACTGGGTACAAGCAAATCAAGCAATTTATAGCTGAAAATAGTGCGACCCATGTGTACAATGCCACTGTTGTTTCGGACTATTGCTATTCCGGAACAACCTGGATTGTTTATGATGATACTCAGAGTATTTCTACCAAGGTGAACTATGCCAAGGGGAAAAGCTTGCTTGGTTACTTTGCTTGGCACATTGCCAATGATGATAACTGGGCTCTCTCTCGTCTTG CTTCACAGACATGGGGATGA